Proteins encoded by one window of Pseudonocardia alni:
- a CDS encoding GOLPH3/VPS74 family protein — MLTVAEEVVLIALDEDTGRGGTRLGLDWAVAGAVVVELALAERIAVGDDDVVTVVDPAPTGAGHLDTVLAEVAGRVKVSTLLRRTRAGAPGRAIAALVERGVLRRRRGRLLGLVPAHRYPTQDSSAGSEIRSRLADAVLDGNEPDERTAALIGVLHAARLWRRALPTGHRRQVRTRMGDIATGQAVGPAVRTAIARTKGAIAAMAASG, encoded by the coding sequence ATGCTCACCGTCGCCGAGGAAGTCGTCCTCATCGCCCTCGACGAGGACACCGGCAGGGGCGGGACCCGCCTCGGCCTGGACTGGGCCGTGGCCGGTGCGGTCGTCGTCGAGCTGGCCCTCGCCGAGCGCATCGCCGTGGGGGACGACGACGTCGTCACGGTCGTGGACCCGGCCCCGACAGGGGCCGGGCACCTCGACACCGTCCTCGCCGAGGTCGCGGGCCGGGTGAAGGTCTCGACGCTGTTGCGACGGACGCGCGCCGGGGCGCCGGGGCGCGCCATCGCCGCGCTCGTCGAACGCGGTGTGCTCCGGCGCCGACGCGGCCGGCTGCTCGGTCTCGTCCCGGCGCACCGCTACCCCACACAGGACTCCTCGGCCGGATCCGAGATCCGCAGCAGGCTCGCCGACGCCGTCCTCGACGGGAACGAGCCCGACGAGCGCACCGCTGCCCTGATCGGCGTGCTGCACGCCGCGAGGCTGTGGCGCCGCGCGCTGCCCACCGGTCACCGGAGGCAGGTCCGCACACGGATGGGCGACATCGCCACGGGGCAGGCCGTCGGTCCCGCAGTGCGCACGGCCATCGCCCGGACGAAGGGCGCCATCGCCGCGATGGCCGCATCGGGCTGA
- a CDS encoding NAD(P)/FAD-dependent oxidoreductase, whose protein sequence is MVTDIDTDYLVIGAGATAMAFVDTVLTESRATVTMVDRYHRPGGHWTIAYPFVRLHQPSAVYGVNSRPLGEDRVDRTGWNAGMYELAGAAEICDYFDQVMRRTFLPSGRVSYFPMAEYRGGGRFHVTTSGTRYRVTVRRRIVDTTYQGVTVPAMRPPAFPVADGIRVVPPNELPAVREPSDRYVVVGAGKTGIDACLWLLEQGVDPADLTWIMPRAPWLIDRATVQPMPLRRPAEIAADHAAKHSAIMGAESVGDLFDRLDAAGALLRISPDERPTAFRCATVSRAELEQLRRISDVVRLGRVTRIDPTAIELDGGTLPTGPQVLHVDCTADAVKQLPVVPIFQDGLITLQPVRACQPVFSAALVAHVEVTGPDDTVRNELCPVTPYPSSDVDWLRFALSANAEQLRWAANPDIDAWLRASRLHPDLAPPMPDDPAERAVVEQAATAMAKAQNAKLDELLHTRRSLPPPGPHHPTRREAATG, encoded by the coding sequence ATGGTGACCGACATCGACACCGACTACCTCGTGATCGGCGCAGGCGCGACCGCGATGGCGTTCGTCGACACGGTGCTGACCGAATCGCGGGCGACCGTCACCATGGTCGACCGCTACCACCGACCCGGCGGACACTGGACCATCGCCTACCCCTTCGTACGGCTGCACCAACCGTCGGCGGTGTACGGCGTGAACTCCCGCCCGCTCGGCGAGGACCGGGTCGACCGGACGGGCTGGAACGCCGGGATGTACGAGCTGGCGGGCGCCGCCGAGATCTGCGACTACTTCGACCAGGTGATGCGCCGGACGTTCCTGCCGTCCGGGCGGGTCTCCTACTTCCCGATGGCCGAGTACCGGGGTGGCGGACGGTTCCACGTGACGACCTCGGGCACCCGGTACCGGGTGACCGTGCGGCGCAGGATCGTGGACACCACCTACCAGGGCGTCACGGTGCCCGCGATGCGGCCGCCGGCGTTCCCGGTCGCCGACGGGATCCGAGTCGTGCCGCCGAACGAGTTGCCCGCCGTTCGCGAGCCCTCCGACCGCTACGTCGTCGTCGGAGCGGGCAAGACCGGGATCGACGCCTGCCTCTGGCTGCTGGAGCAGGGCGTCGACCCCGCCGACCTGACCTGGATCATGCCCCGAGCGCCGTGGCTCATCGACCGTGCGACGGTGCAGCCGATGCCGCTGCGCCGCCCCGCGGAGATCGCGGCGGACCACGCCGCGAAGCACTCCGCGATCATGGGCGCCGAGTCGGTAGGCGACCTCTTCGACCGGCTCGACGCGGCGGGAGCGCTGCTGAGGATCTCCCCGGACGAGCGGCCGACGGCGTTCCGCTGCGCCACCGTCTCCCGGGCCGAGCTGGAACAGCTGCGCAGGATCTCCGACGTCGTCCGCCTCGGCCGGGTCACACGCATCGACCCGACGGCCATCGAACTCGACGGCGGCACGCTCCCGACCGGCCCCCAGGTGCTGCACGTGGACTGCACCGCCGACGCCGTGAAGCAGCTGCCCGTCGTACCGATCTTCCAGGACGGACTGATCACCCTGCAGCCGGTCCGCGCGTGCCAGCCGGTGTTCAGCGCCGCACTCGTCGCACACGTGGAGGTGACCGGTCCCGACGACACCGTGCGCAACGAACTCTGTCCCGTCACCCCCTACCCGAGCAGCGACGTGGACTGGCTCCGGTTCGCCCTCTCGGCGAACGCGGAACAGCTGCGCTGGGCAGCGAACCCGGACATCGACGCCTGGCTGCGCGCCTCCCGCCTGCATCCGGATCTCGCCCCGCCGATGCCGGACGACCCGGCCGAACGCGCGGTCGTCGAACAGGCGGCCACGGCCATGGCGAAGGCCCAGAACGCGAAGCTCGACGAGCTCCTGCACACACGACGGTCGCTGCCGCCACCGGGACCGCACCACCCGACACGCAGAGAGGCGGCCACTGGATGA
- a CDS encoding CsbD family protein, whose translation MSFTDKAKNKAQDAVGKAKEKIGDVTDNDDLKRDGQADQAEAAAKQAGEKAKDTAKNVKDTFTKD comes from the coding sequence ATGAGCTTCACCGACAAGGCGAAGAACAAGGCCCAGGACGCGGTCGGCAAGGCCAAGGAGAAGATCGGCGACGTCACCGACAACGACGACCTCAAGCGCGACGGGCAGGCCGACCAGGCCGAGGCCGCTGCCAAGCAGGCCGGCGAGAAGGCCAAGGACACCGCCAAGAACGTCAAGGACACCTTCACCAAGGACTGA
- a CDS encoding RNA polymerase sigma factor: MTGASRPHPDHRRSDRAVAATDGPARPGRPPAGAGPGRNADQIDHQADAWLVGKAQLGSIEAYEVLIRRHRDRIHRIALRMLGNRDDAEDITQDVVIQVWTALAGFAGDSMFTTWLYRIVVNRCITHLKRRRHDTPLEDPDLARSPGADAQAEARDRLRAALAALAGLPADQRAPIVLIDIEQLSYDEAASILGVSEPTVRGRLSRGRRQLAETMREWT; encoded by the coding sequence ATGACCGGCGCCTCCCGACCACACCCCGACCACCGGCGCAGCGACCGCGCCGTCGCCGCGACCGATGGACCGGCGCGCCCCGGCCGGCCCCCTGCCGGCGCAGGCCCCGGCCGCAACGCCGACCAGATCGACCACCAGGCCGACGCCTGGCTCGTCGGCAAGGCCCAGCTCGGCTCCATCGAGGCCTACGAGGTCCTCATCCGGCGCCACCGCGACCGCATCCACCGCATCGCGCTGCGCATGCTGGGCAACCGCGACGACGCCGAGGACATCACCCAGGACGTGGTCATCCAGGTCTGGACCGCACTGGCGGGCTTCGCCGGTGACAGCATGTTCACCACCTGGCTCTACCGGATCGTGGTCAACCGCTGCATCACCCACCTCAAGCGCCGCCGCCATGACACCCCCCTCGAGGATCCCGACCTCGCCAGGTCCCCCGGCGCCGACGCCCAGGCCGAGGCACGCGACCGCCTGCGCGCGGCGCTCGCCGCGCTCGCCGGGCTCCCGGCCGACCAGCGCGCCCCGATCGTGCTGATCGACATCGAGCAGCTCAGCTACGACGAGGCGGCGAGCATCCTCGGCGTCTCCGAACCGACCGTCCGGGGACGCCTGTCCCGTGGGCGCCGACAGCTCGCCGAGACCATGCGGGAGTGGACATGA
- a CDS encoding Asp23/Gls24 family envelope stress response protein: MTSHEHDRTGDQASGGGHIPLRPDLLPCARSRDDLLDQVARGDAATLDPHQNHCVHCQAALAEFDRLWSPMRELAAEQVDTPEAGIDAALARIRGAVEDTDYATLRGPQGTTRVAARVVVVAARHSAQEVPGVRVALSRDLTGSHQDTDSEVHVGVAGTSTVIEITLAADYGRSLHQLAADVRRAVTDRVRQLTDLDPTQIIVIIDDVLD, encoded by the coding sequence ATGACCAGCCACGAGCACGACCGCACAGGGGACCAGGCCTCCGGCGGCGGACACATCCCTCTGCGACCGGACCTGCTGCCCTGCGCCCGGTCCCGCGACGATCTGCTCGACCAGGTCGCCCGCGGCGACGCCGCCACCCTCGACCCCCACCAGAACCACTGTGTCCACTGCCAGGCGGCCCTGGCCGAGTTCGACCGGCTGTGGTCACCGATGCGCGAGCTCGCCGCGGAACAGGTCGACACCCCCGAGGCCGGGATCGACGCCGCACTCGCGCGGATCCGCGGAGCGGTCGAGGACACCGACTACGCCACCCTGCGCGGCCCGCAGGGCACCACCCGCGTCGCGGCCCGGGTCGTGGTCGTCGCCGCCCGTCACAGCGCCCAGGAGGTACCCGGCGTCCGCGTCGCGCTGAGCAGGGACCTCACCGGCTCCCACCAGGACACCGACTCCGAGGTCCACGTCGGAGTCGCCGGCACCAGCACCGTCATCGAGATCACTCTGGCCGCCGACTACGGCCGCTCACTGCACCAGCTGGCCGCGGACGTCCGCCGCGCCGTGACCGACCGCGTACGACAGCTCACCGACCTCGATCCCACCCAGATCATCGTGATCATCGACGACGTCCTCGACTGA
- a CDS encoding GlsB/YeaQ/YmgE family stress response membrane protein produces MGILGWVVVGLVAGALATLVMPGKDPGGILVTVILGILGGLLGGFVSSRLFGIGTGAFFDLRTWIIALIGSIVLLVIYRLVIGRRTRR; encoded by the coding sequence ATGGGAATCCTCGGATGGGTCGTCGTCGGCCTCGTCGCCGGCGCCCTGGCCACACTGGTCATGCCGGGCAAGGACCCCGGCGGCATCCTCGTCACGGTCATTCTCGGCATCCTGGGCGGGCTGCTCGGCGGATTCGTCAGCTCCCGGCTCTTCGGGATCGGCACCGGCGCCTTCTTCGACCTCCGCACCTGGATCATCGCGCTGATCGGCTCAATCGTCCTGCTCGTGATCTACCGCTTGGTCATCGGCCGCCGAACCCGCCGGTGA
- a CDS encoding STAS domain-containing protein, translated as MLVEKREHPTGAVLLTIHGEIDAATSPALERRLRDYSGTTDRVVLDLREVTFLSVHAITMLTTTHTHAASRGTALQLIIGRGSPVERALLVTDRLHPSPLAITITDER; from the coding sequence ATGCTCGTCGAGAAGCGGGAGCACCCCACCGGAGCCGTACTGCTCACGATCCACGGCGAGATCGACGCCGCGACGAGCCCGGCACTGGAACGCCGCTTACGCGACTACAGCGGAACCACCGACCGGGTCGTGCTCGACCTGCGCGAGGTCACCTTCCTCTCCGTCCACGCCATCACCATGCTCACCACCACGCACACCCACGCCGCGAGCCGCGGCACCGCCCTGCAACTGATCATCGGGCGGGGCAGCCCCGTCGAGCGGGCCCTGCTGGTCACCGACCGCCTCCATCCGTCGCCGCTCGCGATCACGATCACCGACGAGCGTTGA
- a CDS encoding transposase, with the protein MRIEIGRRGEGPAELGEVFGATVPQGLASEVTDKVVDEITARRSPPRSGRPVVFIYALYVQIREGQVADHPIYVVIDINCDGARDVLGLRVGTGPVGTGCHRPMTERSLSSDHICCQVTVRSSSSQMVVFSSTRPP; encoded by the coding sequence GTGCGCATCGAGATCGGGCGTCGAGGTGAAGGTCCCGCGGAACTCGGCGAGGTCTTTGGCGCCACCGTGCCGCAGGGGTTGGCCTCGGAGGTCACCGACAAGGTGGTCGACGAAATCACCGCCCGACGGAGCCCCCCTCGATCGGGCCGACCCGTGGTGTTCATATACGCGCTGTACGTCCAGATCCGCGAAGGCCAGGTGGCCGATCACCCGATCTACGTCGTGATCGACATCAACTGCGACGGCGCGCGAGACGTGCTCGGGCTCCGGGTCGGCACCGGCCCGGTGGGGACCGGGTGTCACCGGCCGATGACTGAGAGGTCTCTGAGCTCGGACCACATCTGTTGCCAGGTGACGGTCCGGTCCTCGAGCAGCCAGATGGTCGTGTTCTCCTCCACCAGGCCCCCGTAG
- a CDS encoding glycosyltransferase family 39 protein produces the protein MTGPVHRFAAIPVAVTAGIVAVVHLTLAAVPRSWLDEDLMLAIGRHHLDIGAVDQPPLTPLLARLADTLAPGSQLVLAVPAVLATTAAVVLTALVARELGGDARAQTLAALGQATSIAAAQFGHWLTPYTLEPALWTAFLWLLLRRHRTGDDRLLLAAGLVAGVAAQTRFQVFALGAALVLALLAVGPRNLLVRRATWAGAGIALLVAAPTLVWQAAHGWPQLGMATAVAQENTAIYGHPVVVAAHGLAVTGPLTLGLAVSGLLALLRDPQWRPLRYLAVAYLLLFIAVLVSAGRHYYLTPIYPVLGAVGAVALQRRRERRGPRRAWPVVTAGAVLATAGAASSVLLASPAFAAPLATTTAATWSALPDEDRARTALVAVPYVHAALLDAAPPDLGLPAVHGTNRAYGWFPPPPDTSDAMLLVGSPDLFRPYFTSARPLRTVTASTPLGTYGGLVEENTTIWLLEDRTVTWQQMWSELRDLSVIGR, from the coding sequence GTGACCGGTCCCGTGCATCGCTTCGCGGCGATCCCGGTGGCCGTCACGGCCGGGATCGTGGCGGTAGTCCACCTGACCCTGGCCGCCGTGCCGCGCAGCTGGCTCGACGAGGACCTGATGCTGGCCATCGGCCGCCACCACCTCGACATCGGTGCGGTGGACCAGCCGCCGCTGACACCGCTGCTCGCCCGCCTCGCCGACACGCTCGCCCCGGGATCACAACTGGTCCTGGCCGTGCCCGCCGTACTCGCCACCACCGCCGCCGTCGTGCTCACCGCGCTGGTCGCGCGCGAGCTCGGCGGCGACGCACGCGCGCAGACCCTCGCCGCGCTGGGCCAGGCCACCTCGATCGCCGCCGCCCAGTTCGGGCACTGGCTGACCCCCTACACCCTCGAACCCGCACTGTGGACCGCGTTCCTGTGGCTGCTCCTGCGCCGCCACCGCACCGGCGACGACCGGCTCCTGCTCGCCGCCGGACTGGTCGCCGGTGTCGCCGCGCAGACCCGGTTCCAGGTCTTCGCACTGGGCGCGGCCCTTGTCCTCGCCCTGCTGGCCGTCGGGCCGCGGAACCTGTTGGTTCGCCGGGCCACATGGGCCGGCGCCGGAATCGCGCTGCTGGTCGCCGCACCCACGCTGGTCTGGCAGGCCGCGCACGGCTGGCCGCAGCTGGGCATGGCGACCGCGGTCGCCCAGGAGAACACCGCCATCTACGGGCACCCGGTCGTCGTCGCCGCACACGGGCTGGCCGTGACCGGACCGCTCACCCTCGGGCTGGCGGTGTCGGGGCTGCTCGCGCTGCTGCGCGACCCGCAGTGGCGGCCGCTGCGCTACCTGGCAGTGGCCTACCTGCTGTTGTTCATCGCGGTCCTGGTCTCCGCGGGCCGGCACTACTACCTGACACCGATCTACCCGGTCCTCGGTGCCGTCGGTGCCGTCGCGCTCCAGCGACGCCGGGAACGCCGCGGGCCACGCCGCGCCTGGCCGGTGGTCACCGCCGGCGCAGTGCTGGCCACGGCCGGTGCCGCGTCGTCGGTGCTGCTCGCGTCCCCGGCCTTCGCCGCCCCGCTGGCCACCACCACCGCAGCCACCTGGTCCGCGTTACCCGACGAGGACCGCGCGCGCACCGCACTCGTGGCGGTTCCCTACGTCCACGCTGCGCTTCTCGACGCCGCCCCACCCGACCTCGGCCTGCCGGCGGTCCACGGAACCAACAGGGCGTACGGCTGGTTCCCGCCCCCGCCGGACACATCCGACGCGATGCTGCTCGTCGGCAGTCCCGACCTCTTTCGCCCCTACTTCACCTCCGCCCGCCCACTGCGGACAGTGACGGCGTCGACCCCGCTGGGGACCTACGGGGGCCTGGTGGAGGAGAACACGACCATCTGGCTGCTCGAGGACCGGACCGTCACCTGGCAACAGATGTGGTCCGAGCTCAGAGACCTCTCAGTCATCGGCCGGTGA
- a CDS encoding hydantoin racemase — MLVHAVTPIVVGSAEVARRQARYDALAPAGVRVVLSDLAPDGPRALDTADQVRHSEELVAAALSAAPAGDAVLPDCVLDTGVPVDGGRLGGRPALGLLRLTVGAAVAAGHRVGAVARNRAIADELLDRVTAYGWAGSFDEVAVLDLQVTDIDDAARWDEAMRPALLAARAAGVTAVVNGCSAVDTAVRDPDLPLVLDPIRTGLGVLGALGGTPAR; from the coding sequence ATGCTCGTCCATGCCGTCACCCCCATCGTCGTCGGATCGGCCGAGGTGGCCCGGCGGCAGGCCCGCTACGACGCGCTCGCCCCCGCGGGCGTCCGGGTGGTCCTGTCCGACCTGGCCCCCGACGGCCCCCGCGCGCTGGACACGGCGGACCAGGTGCGGCACTCGGAGGAGCTCGTCGCCGCCGCGCTGTCGGCGGCCCCCGCGGGCGACGCCGTGCTGCCGGACTGCGTGCTCGACACCGGAGTCCCGGTCGACGGCGGCCGGCTCGGCGGGCGGCCCGCACTCGGTCTGCTCCGGCTGACCGTCGGGGCCGCGGTGGCCGCCGGGCACCGCGTCGGCGCCGTGGCCCGGAACCGGGCGATCGCTGACGAGCTTCTGGACCGGGTCACCGCCTACGGCTGGGCCGGGAGCTTCGACGAGGTCGCTGTGCTGGACCTGCAGGTGACCGACATCGACGACGCCGCGCGCTGGGACGAGGCGATGCGCCCGGCCCTGCTCGCGGCCCGCGCCGCCGGGGTGACGGCGGTGGTCAACGGCTGCTCGGCCGTGGACACCGCCGTCCGGGACCCGGACCTGCCCCTGGTCCTCGACCCGATCCGGACCGGGCTCGGCGTGCTCGGGGCGCTCGGTGGGACGCCGGCCCGCTGA
- a CDS encoding MmgE/PrpD family protein — protein sequence MTGRGPERTAARSAVRAATGRLGARVAGLRWADVPSEVRERVSAVLVDAVAVTALGAREPAQRALVEAWDAPAGPAPLFGTGREVAVDAAAWLNATASVRLELDDGHRLAGGHPAAHGFPAVLALAARHRVPGEELCCALLAAYEVAARFGRATRLRPGTHPHGNWGVAGAAAGCARVLGLSATDTATAIDAGGGLPVAGPFVAALDGNPVRDLWMGAANQSGLAAARLAASGTGHPTGVAADALGDLLGTLDPDLLDGGDGWEVLGGYFKQHSSCSFTHAAVDAALDLRDRVDGEIEQVLVEVHSLGAQLDRTSWPTPLAAMFSLPFAVATALRRGRMAPADTSPHALGDPATADLARRITVRAAADLDARLPTERPARVTVTTAAGPLVAERPNPVGDAAHHPFTSRDRDRVLGALLGSPDTMADLRTRCAALPTTPDAGEALRALGAAIPVR from the coding sequence GTGACCGGTCGCGGTCCGGAGCGGACCGCCGCCCGGTCGGCCGTGCGGGCCGCGACCGGCCGGCTGGGCGCACGGGTGGCCGGGCTGCGCTGGGCCGACGTGCCGTCGGAGGTCCGCGAGCGGGTGTCTGCCGTGCTCGTCGACGCCGTCGCGGTCACCGCGCTCGGCGCGCGCGAGCCCGCCCAGCGCGCGCTCGTCGAGGCCTGGGACGCCCCGGCCGGGCCCGCCCCGCTGTTCGGGACCGGCCGCGAGGTCGCCGTCGACGCCGCCGCCTGGCTCAACGCCACCGCCTCGGTCCGGCTCGAGCTCGACGACGGGCACCGGCTCGCCGGCGGCCACCCGGCCGCGCACGGGTTCCCGGCGGTCCTCGCGCTGGCCGCGCGCCACCGGGTCCCGGGCGAGGAGCTGTGCTGCGCGTTGCTCGCCGCCTACGAGGTCGCCGCCCGCTTCGGCCGGGCCACCCGGCTGCGGCCGGGCACCCACCCGCACGGCAACTGGGGCGTCGCCGGGGCGGCGGCCGGCTGCGCCCGCGTCCTGGGCCTGTCCGCGACGGACACCGCGACCGCGATCGACGCCGGCGGCGGTCTGCCGGTCGCCGGGCCCTTCGTCGCCGCGCTGGACGGCAACCCGGTCCGCGACCTCTGGATGGGCGCGGCCAACCAGTCCGGTCTCGCCGCGGCCCGGCTGGCCGCGTCCGGGACCGGGCACCCGACCGGCGTGGCCGCCGACGCGCTCGGCGACCTGCTGGGCACCCTGGACCCGGACCTCCTGGACGGCGGGGACGGCTGGGAGGTCCTCGGCGGCTACTTCAAGCAGCACTCGTCCTGCTCGTTCACCCACGCTGCCGTCGACGCCGCCCTGGACCTGCGCGATCGCGTGGACGGTGAGATCGAGCAGGTGCTGGTCGAGGTGCACTCGCTCGGCGCGCAGCTCGACCGTACGTCCTGGCCGACCCCACTGGCCGCGATGTTCTCGCTGCCCTTCGCCGTCGCAACCGCGTTGCGCCGGGGTCGGATGGCCCCGGCCGACACCTCCCCGCACGCACTGGGCGACCCGGCCACCGCGGACCTGGCACGCCGGATCACGGTGCGCGCGGCCGCGGACCTGGACGCGCGGCTACCCACCGAGCGCCCGGCCCGGGTCACCGTGACCACGGCGGCCGGGCCGCTGGTCGCGGAGCGCCCGAACCCGGTCGGCGACGCCGCACACCACCCGTTCACCTCGCGGGACCGGGACCGCGTCCTCGGTGCGCTGCTCGGCTCACCGGACACCATGGCCGACCTCCGCACCCGTTGTGCCGCACTGCCCACCACGCCCGACGCCGGGGAGGCGCTGCGCGCGCTCGGCGCGGCGATCCCCGTCCGATGA